From the genome of Nakamurella flavida, one region includes:
- a CDS encoding flippase, which yields MTARGRRARAGATGSAGGEALPTTADPIGAGPPVPAAKDRAGDVAGNMLATLVGNFFPPLAMLVTAPILAHALGVVGRGEVAAATAPLLLVLTAATFGVPQAATYVIARSPAATRRATRMSLLLILLAGAVATTAVILAAGWLSGGSASISRLIVIASLAVIPSLLVAVLRGAASGLHLWRSVATERFISAMSRVAALVPLAITGHLNPFTATLVIAVGPLLGALAYIRIFRHADSLPDDGNVATDARTILSYGLRTWIGAISGILLSRLDQTLMTPLAGAYALGLYVVAATIADIPLIINSAVRDVTFSADAAHATDKRLGQSARISSTACFVVGLITAVSMPWWLPWLFGHEFAPAIPVAIVLIIAAVQGTPGSIAGAGLAARGRPGLRSISLVVACVINVGLLFVLVPDHGAMGAAIATLIGSFIAANSNIVFLWKLYGVPPKEFYGFRRDDFHTALRFARRMLRKARP from the coding sequence ATGACGGCCCGGGGGCGCCGCGCCCGAGCCGGCGCGACCGGATCCGCCGGCGGCGAGGCCCTCCCGACGACCGCGGACCCGATCGGCGCGGGTCCCCCGGTCCCCGCGGCGAAGGACCGGGCCGGCGATGTCGCCGGCAACATGCTGGCCACCCTCGTCGGAAACTTCTTCCCGCCGCTGGCCATGCTGGTCACGGCCCCGATCCTGGCCCACGCCCTGGGCGTGGTCGGTCGCGGTGAGGTCGCCGCAGCCACCGCTCCCCTGCTGCTCGTGCTGACCGCCGCCACCTTCGGGGTCCCGCAGGCGGCCACCTACGTCATCGCCCGGTCCCCGGCGGCCACCCGCCGGGCCACCCGGATGTCCCTGCTGCTCATCCTGCTGGCCGGTGCCGTCGCGACCACCGCGGTGATCCTGGCCGCCGGGTGGCTCTCCGGCGGCAGCGCGTCGATCTCCCGGCTCATCGTGATCGCGTCGCTGGCCGTCATCCCCAGTCTGCTGGTGGCCGTCCTGCGCGGGGCGGCGTCCGGGCTGCACCTGTGGCGTTCGGTGGCCACCGAACGGTTCATCTCCGCGATGTCCCGGGTCGCCGCCCTGGTCCCGCTGGCCATCACCGGCCACCTGAACCCGTTCACCGCCACCCTGGTCATCGCGGTCGGCCCACTGCTCGGCGCGCTGGCCTACATCCGGATCTTCCGCCACGCCGACTCCCTGCCCGACGACGGCAACGTGGCCACCGACGCCCGCACGATCCTGAGCTACGGCCTGCGCACCTGGATCGGCGCCATCTCCGGCATCCTGCTGTCCCGGTTGGACCAGACGCTGATGACCCCGCTGGCCGGGGCCTACGCCCTGGGCCTGTACGTGGTCGCGGCCACCATCGCCGACATCCCGCTGATCATCAACAGCGCGGTTCGCGACGTCACCTTCTCCGCCGACGCGGCCCACGCCACCGACAAGCGCCTGGGTCAGTCCGCCCGGATCTCCAGCACCGCCTGCTTCGTGGTCGGGCTCATCACCGCCGTCTCCATGCCGTGGTGGCTCCCGTGGCTGTTCGGGCACGAGTTCGCCCCCGCCATCCCCGTCGCCATCGTGCTCATCATCGCCGCCGTCCAGGGCACCCCGGGCTCCATCGCCGGCGCCGGCCTCGCCGCCCGCGGCCGCCCCGGCCTGCGCAGCATCTCCCTGGTCGTGGCCTGCGTCATCAACGTCGGCCTGCTCTTCGTGCTGGTCCCCGACCACGGGGCGATGGGCGCGGCCATCGCCACCCTGATCGGGTCGTTCATCGCCGCCAACAGCAACATCGTGTTCCTGTGGAAGCTCTACGGCGTCCCCCCGAAGGAGTTCTACGGCTTCCGCCGCGACGACTTCCACACCGCCCTGCGCTTCGCACGGCGCATGCTGCGAAAGGCCCGCCCGTGA
- a CDS encoding sugar transferase, with the protein MAFSLRSGGRGTRRSSRSPVDLTGVERPSVEKAAAVQDDPAGVPGALAFDLRYATPDGVSAPSDRRMTDLRAARPVRDRRHPGLRARRPGRRAWSRRYAAHLALTDLFALSWAAIGVHMVHLTAVSERAAGEPVYLPFLLMTLGLLALWLVGLTVSGSRDVRVIGHGPLEYKRVANATLAVFGAVAIASYLFKLELPRSYMLIMMPAGLAALLTSRFIWRRWLHGRRDAGEDMAKVLAVGNAATVRDLIRDLRRAPRAGYEIVGACVRHQPGVPEVDGVDTGFIDGVPILGNLDEVADVVRSSGVDTVAITSTASFGAAAVRRLSWELEDSDADLILAPALTDIAGPRIHTQPVAGLPLIHVDRPTYRGANRFLKKSFDMVGTSLLILLASPVLLGVALAVKFSSPGPVFFLQERVGINGSRFRMIKFRSMVVDAEDRLAALKNEDRDAGNAVLFKIKNDPRITGVGRFIRRFSLDELPQLFNVLKGDMSLVGPRPPLSAEVEMYEIEARRRLLVKPGITGLWQVSGRSDLTWDESVRLDVYYVENWSITADLVILWKTAKATVSSAGAY; encoded by the coding sequence ATGGCGTTCTCCTTGCGGTCCGGCGGTCGGGGGACCCGCCGATCGTCGCGGTCGCCGGTCGACCTGACCGGCGTCGAGAGGCCCTCGGTCGAGAAGGCCGCGGCGGTGCAGGACGATCCGGCCGGAGTGCCGGGCGCCCTGGCGTTCGATCTCCGCTACGCGACCCCGGACGGGGTGTCGGCGCCGTCGGATCGGCGGATGACCGACCTGCGGGCCGCCCGCCCCGTACGCGACCGCCGGCACCCGGGTCTGCGGGCCCGTCGGCCCGGTCGCCGCGCGTGGAGTCGTCGGTACGCCGCGCATCTGGCCCTGACCGACCTCTTCGCGCTCAGCTGGGCGGCCATCGGTGTGCACATGGTGCACCTGACCGCCGTGTCGGAGCGGGCCGCCGGGGAACCGGTCTACCTGCCCTTCCTCCTGATGACCCTCGGCCTGCTCGCACTGTGGCTGGTCGGGCTGACCGTCTCCGGCAGCCGTGACGTGCGGGTGATCGGCCACGGCCCGCTGGAGTACAAGCGCGTCGCCAACGCGACCCTGGCCGTCTTCGGCGCGGTGGCCATCGCGTCCTACCTGTTCAAGCTCGAACTGCCGCGCAGTTACATGTTGATCATGATGCCGGCCGGGCTCGCGGCCCTGCTCACCTCCCGGTTCATCTGGCGGCGCTGGTTGCACGGTCGCCGGGACGCCGGCGAGGACATGGCGAAGGTGCTCGCCGTGGGCAACGCGGCGACCGTCCGGGACCTGATCCGGGATCTGCGCCGCGCGCCGCGGGCCGGGTACGAGATCGTCGGTGCCTGCGTGCGCCACCAGCCCGGGGTCCCCGAGGTCGACGGCGTGGACACCGGTTTCATCGACGGGGTGCCGATCCTGGGCAACCTGGACGAGGTCGCGGACGTCGTCCGCAGCTCCGGGGTGGACACGGTGGCCATCACCTCGACCGCGTCCTTCGGCGCGGCCGCGGTGCGCCGGCTGAGCTGGGAGCTCGAGGACAGCGACGCCGATCTCATCCTCGCCCCGGCGCTGACCGACATCGCCGGGCCGCGCATCCACACGCAGCCGGTCGCCGGTCTCCCGCTCATCCACGTCGACCGGCCGACCTACCGCGGGGCCAACCGGTTCCTCAAGAAGTCCTTCGACATGGTCGGCACGAGCTTGCTGATCCTGCTGGCGTCCCCCGTGCTGCTGGGGGTGGCCCTGGCCGTCAAGTTCTCCAGCCCCGGTCCGGTGTTCTTCCTGCAGGAACGGGTGGGCATCAACGGCTCCCGGTTCCGGATGATCAAGTTCCGGTCGATGGTGGTGGACGCGGAGGACCGGCTGGCCGCGCTGAAGAACGAGGACCGGGACGCCGGCAACGCCGTCCTCTTCAAGATCAAGAACGATCCGCGGATCACCGGGGTCGGCCGATTCATCCGGCGGTTCAGCCTGGACGAGCTGCCCCAGCTGTTCAACGTGCTCAAGGGCGACATGAGCCTGGTCGGCCCACGGCCGCCGCTGTCCGCCGAGGTCGAGATGTACGAGATCGAGGCGCGGCGGCGACTCCTGGTCAAGCCGGGGATCACCGGTCTGTGGCAGGTGTCCGGGCGATCGGACCTCACCTGGGACGAGTCGGTCCGGCTCGACGTCTACTACGTGGAGAACTGGTCCATCACCGCCGACCTGGTCATCCTGTGGAAGACCGCGAAGGCCACCGTCTCCTCGGCCGGGGCCTACTGA
- a CDS encoding MazG family protein, protein MTAPASPEPVPGAALLDAVAVMDRLRSPGGCPWDATQTHESLLRYLVEECYELVQAIEDGDLHAVREELGDVLLQVLFHARIAAERPRELGGFAIDDVAGDLVAKLVRRHPHVFAPTEASTTGLDTAEDQQVRWDELKKAERGRSRALDGVALGQPAVALAGKLGSRAAKNGLDVPPPDGDSVGEQLFRIAYAAGAAGVEPEVALREVARAHAARIQQAEADRGIAEG, encoded by the coding sequence GTGACGGCACCCGCCTCCCCGGAGCCCGTGCCCGGGGCCGCCCTGCTCGATGCCGTGGCGGTGATGGACCGGCTGCGCTCACCGGGCGGATGCCCGTGGGACGCGACCCAGACCCACGAGAGCCTGCTGCGCTACCTCGTCGAGGAGTGCTACGAGCTCGTCCAGGCCATCGAGGACGGCGATCTCCACGCGGTCCGCGAGGAGCTCGGCGACGTCCTCCTGCAGGTGCTCTTCCACGCGCGGATCGCCGCCGAACGGCCGCGGGAGCTCGGCGGTTTCGCCATCGACGACGTGGCCGGTGATCTGGTGGCCAAACTCGTCCGCCGGCACCCGCACGTCTTCGCGCCGACCGAGGCATCGACCACCGGCCTGGACACCGCGGAGGACCAGCAGGTGCGCTGGGACGAACTGAAGAAGGCCGAGCGGGGCCGCTCCCGGGCCCTGGACGGGGTGGCCCTCGGACAGCCGGCGGTGGCGTTGGCCGGCAAGCTCGGCTCCCGCGCGGCGAAGAACGGACTGGACGTGCCCCCGCCGGACGGTGACTCGGTGGGGGAGCAGCTGTTCCGCATCGCCTACGCCGCGGGTGCCGCCGGCGTCGAACCGGAGGTCGCCCTGCGCGAGGTGGCCCGGGCCCACGCCGCCCGGATCCAGCAGGCCGAGGCCGATCGGGGCATCGCCGAGGGATGA
- a CDS encoding adenylyltransferase/cytidyltransferase family protein, with product MPVRIGYAPGAYDLFHVGHLNILRHAKAHCDYLIAGVVSDEMCELTKGRRPVIPLAERMEIVRHISYVDEAVAEVVPEKLDTWRQVGFNVLFKGDDWRGTAKGEKLERDFAEVGVEIVYFPYTVHTSSSMLRRVLTGMTAESAPVAIAASS from the coding sequence ATGCCTGTTCGTATCGGTTACGCGCCGGGCGCCTACGACCTGTTCCACGTGGGGCACCTGAACATCCTTCGTCACGCGAAGGCGCACTGCGACTACCTGATCGCCGGCGTCGTGTCCGACGAGATGTGCGAGCTCACCAAGGGCCGTCGCCCGGTGATCCCCCTGGCCGAACGCATGGAGATCGTCCGGCACATCTCCTACGTCGACGAGGCCGTCGCCGAGGTCGTCCCGGAGAAGCTGGACACCTGGCGGCAGGTCGGGTTCAACGTCCTGTTCAAGGGGGACGACTGGCGCGGCACGGCCAAGGGCGAGAAGTTGGAACGCGACTTCGCCGAGGTCGGCGTGGAGATCGTCTACTTCCCGTACACGGTGCACACCTCCAGTTCGATGCTCCGCCGGGTGCTCACCGGTATGACGGCGGAGTCGGCTCCCGTCGCCATCGCCGCGTCGTCCTGA
- a CDS encoding arsenate reductase/protein-tyrosine-phosphatase family protein has product MSVPPGVAVDPPFRVLMVCTANLCRSPMGERLLRAAVTRPGGAPAWEITSGGVQGFDALPMHAMAAQTLQERGIDVDGFASRPLSREMLEESDLVLTATRAHRAAAVQLAPRTIKRTFTLFQFARLAAAVPPMGPMSPERAGRSLVAEALLARSDVPAATGDEDDLKDPIGLPIEAFRRCADEIATAVAAIVLPVGLGPARVVHD; this is encoded by the coding sequence GTGTCCGTACCCCCTGGCGTTGCCGTCGACCCGCCGTTCCGCGTGCTCATGGTCTGCACGGCCAACCTGTGCCGTTCACCCATGGGAGAACGACTCCTCCGCGCAGCGGTGACCCGGCCCGGTGGCGCCCCGGCCTGGGAGATCACCTCCGGCGGCGTGCAGGGCTTCGACGCCCTGCCCATGCACGCAATGGCGGCCCAGACCCTGCAGGAGCGGGGCATCGATGTGGACGGGTTCGCCTCCCGCCCGCTGAGCCGGGAGATGCTCGAGGAGTCCGATCTGGTGCTCACGGCGACCCGGGCCCATCGGGCCGCTGCGGTCCAGCTGGCCCCGCGCACCATCAAGCGCACCTTCACGCTGTTCCAGTTCGCCCGCCTCGCCGCGGCGGTGCCCCCGATGGGTCCGATGAGCCCGGAGCGGGCCGGTCGCAGCCTGGTCGCGGAGGCCCTGCTCGCCCGGAGCGACGTCCCCGCGGCCACCGGCGACGAGGACGATCTGAAGGATCCGATCGGACTGCCCATCGAGGCGTTCCGCCGGTGTGCCGACGAGATCGCGACCGCCGTGGCGGCGATCGTGCTCCCGGTCGGGCTCGGACCCGCCCGGGTCGTCCACGACTGA
- a CDS encoding Gfo/Idh/MocA family protein: MSLPRSLPTSRVPDPADAPPLRWGILAPGGIARSFADGLHRHTRQRVVAAGSRSLHRARVFADKFGVERAYGSYQELVDDPAVDVVYVASPHSGHHEQALLAIAAGKHVLVEKAFTRNATEAADVVRAARAAGVFAMEAMWTRFLPRTDVLTQLLTDGVLGELRSVLADNGQWFEPDPGHRLFDPEQAGGTLLDLGIYPISFAWSVLGRPDSFLASGTLTDTAVDAQVAMILQYPAAQAVLAATLTARTPTAASVSGTLARVEIGHPFYTPVPLVLIDRDGERITGDPEPIAGHLGLCHEAAHVAQLIADGATESPLMPLDESVAIMTFIDEVRARLGVGYPGE, from the coding sequence GTGAGTCTCCCCCGCAGCCTGCCGACCAGTCGCGTCCCGGATCCCGCCGATGCCCCGCCGCTGCGGTGGGGCATCCTCGCGCCGGGCGGCATCGCCCGCTCGTTCGCCGACGGTCTGCACCGGCACACCCGACAGCGTGTCGTCGCCGCCGGCTCCCGGTCCCTGCACCGCGCCCGGGTCTTCGCCGACAAGTTCGGCGTCGAGCGGGCGTACGGCTCGTACCAGGAGCTGGTGGACGACCCCGCCGTCGACGTCGTCTACGTGGCCTCCCCGCACAGCGGACACCACGAGCAGGCCCTGCTGGCCATCGCGGCCGGCAAGCACGTGCTGGTCGAGAAGGCGTTCACCCGCAACGCCACCGAGGCCGCCGACGTGGTGCGCGCCGCCCGCGCGGCCGGGGTGTTCGCGATGGAGGCGATGTGGACCCGCTTCCTGCCGCGCACCGACGTCCTGACGCAACTCCTGACCGACGGGGTGCTCGGCGAGCTGCGCAGCGTGCTGGCCGACAACGGCCAGTGGTTCGAGCCCGACCCGGGCCACCGGCTCTTCGACCCGGAGCAGGCCGGCGGCACCCTGCTCGACCTCGGGATCTACCCCATCTCGTTCGCCTGGTCGGTGCTGGGTCGACCGGACTCGTTCCTGGCCTCGGGCACCCTGACCGACACCGCCGTCGACGCGCAGGTGGCGATGATCCTGCAGTACCCGGCGGCCCAGGCCGTGCTCGCCGCGACGCTGACGGCCCGCACCCCGACGGCCGCCTCGGTCTCCGGGACGCTGGCCCGGGTCGAGATCGGCCACCCGTTCTACACGCCGGTCCCACTCGTGCTGATCGACCGGGACGGGGAGCGCATCACCGGTGATCCCGAGCCCATCGCCGGGCATCTCGGGCTCTGCCACGAGGCGGCCCACGTGGCCCAGCTGATCGCCGACGGAGCCACCGAGTCGCCCCTGATGCCACTGGACGAGTCCGTCGCGATCATGACGTTCATCGACGAGGTGCGGGCGCGCCTCGGGGTGGGCTACCCCGGGGAGTAG
- a CDS encoding polysaccharide biosynthesis tyrosine autokinase, which produces MRQAAGDEAARTGDHDLKTYFRAVRKYWWIVVLATLIGLGLSIAATFRAQPEYESTITWFVSTPTDGTGTALQADQYAQRRVNSYVGVLGSEALADRVLSSTGITDMTRAQVQRSIAASADLNTVLLSATVTDTSDTRSLQIAGAVAAQLGALVDDLDNSGSADAPNVQLNVISGPTLNPTPVSPRPTLNIGLGLLVGLAAGLALAILRQVLDTTVRSPQVLRALTKAPVLGVISFDRGARKSPLISDSSARSLRAESFRQLRTNLQFVDVQQPVRVLVVTSSLAGEGKSSTAVNLAMTFSDSGQRVLLIEADLRRPRVADYMGLERSVGLTNVLLGQVSIDDVLQPWGRGGLTVLPSGTIPPNPSELLGSPSMAELLDSLAATFDMIVIDTPPLLPVTDAAVAATRSDGAVLVVRHGKTSRNDIATALRSLDAVGARFLGTILTMAPTRGADRYGSSGYGYYEDKPRRRDRAAGAAVAELPPGDEPQAPQAPSTATGRRDVPAPVPES; this is translated from the coding sequence GTGCGACAAGCTGCGGGCGACGAGGCGGCGCGGACGGGCGACCACGATCTCAAGACCTACTTCCGCGCGGTGCGCAAGTACTGGTGGATCGTCGTCCTGGCGACGCTGATCGGCCTGGGGCTCTCGATCGCCGCGACCTTCCGTGCCCAACCGGAGTACGAGAGCACCATCACCTGGTTCGTCTCCACCCCGACGGACGGCACCGGTACGGCGCTGCAGGCCGATCAGTACGCCCAACGTCGCGTCAACTCCTACGTCGGTGTGCTCGGCAGCGAGGCCCTGGCCGATCGGGTCCTGTCGAGCACCGGCATCACCGACATGACCCGCGCCCAGGTGCAGCGGTCCATCGCGGCCAGCGCCGATCTGAACACGGTGTTGCTCTCGGCCACCGTCACCGACACCTCCGACACCCGTTCACTACAGATCGCCGGCGCCGTCGCCGCTCAGCTGGGCGCCCTGGTCGACGACCTCGACAACAGCGGCAGCGCCGATGCGCCCAACGTCCAGCTCAACGTCATCTCCGGGCCGACGCTGAACCCGACTCCGGTGTCCCCCCGGCCGACGCTGAACATCGGGCTCGGTCTGCTCGTCGGCCTGGCCGCCGGTCTGGCGCTGGCCATCCTCCGGCAGGTGCTCGACACCACCGTCCGCTCGCCGCAGGTGCTGCGCGCCCTGACCAAGGCGCCGGTGCTCGGGGTGATCTCGTTCGACCGGGGCGCCCGCAAGTCGCCGCTCATCTCCGACTCGTCGGCCCGGTCACTGCGGGCGGAGTCGTTCCGGCAGCTGCGCACCAACCTGCAGTTCGTGGACGTCCAGCAGCCGGTCCGGGTCCTGGTGGTCACCTCGTCCCTCGCCGGGGAGGGCAAGTCCTCCACAGCGGTCAACCTGGCGATGACTTTCTCCGACTCCGGTCAGCGCGTCCTGCTCATCGAGGCCGATCTCCGCCGCCCCCGGGTGGCCGACTACATGGGCCTGGAGCGGTCGGTCGGTCTGACGAACGTACTGCTCGGGCAGGTGTCGATCGACGACGTCCTACAGCCCTGGGGTCGTGGAGGGCTGACCGTCCTGCCCAGCGGGACCATCCCGCCCAACCCGTCCGAGCTGCTCGGCAGCCCGTCGATGGCCGAGCTGCTGGATTCCCTCGCCGCCACCTTCGACATGATCGTCATCGACACCCCGCCGTTGTTGCCGGTGACCGATGCCGCCGTCGCGGCCACCCGGTCCGACGGTGCGGTACTGGTCGTCCGCCACGGCAAGACCAGCAGGAACGACATCGCCACCGCGCTGCGGTCCCTGGACGCGGTCGGGGCGCGCTTCCTCGGGACGATCCTGACGATGGCGCCGACCCGCGGGGCGGACCGGTACGGCTCCTCGGGGTACGGGTACTACGAGGACAAGCCGCGCCGCCGCGACCGGGCCGCGGGGGCCGCCGTCGCCGAGCTGCCCCCCGGCGACGAGCCGCAGGCCCCCCAGGCTCCGTCGACCGCGACCGGCCGACGGGACGTGCCCGCGCCGGTCCCGGAGTCCTGA
- a CDS encoding PKD domain-containing protein yields the protein MATLGIAGLTAPTASAAAVPASPGSGMLAAPAVQAVAAAPVAQTGVSADALPTAQIDGVVWSQAVVGNRVFAGGDFDTIRPAGSAAGVNAAGRGNIAVYDITTGAPVSLPTNPTVNGEVNAVAASPDGSRIYVGGVFLTANGIARDRIAAFDSTTGALITSFQAGVGGVVESIVATDTTVYVGGKFTSAKGSTRVRLAAFRASDGMLLNWAPQADYTVNALALTPSRSSVIVGGAFQNVSGTPAYGLASVDAASGAVKPWAANAVVRNAGTTAAILSLVSDGTSIFGSGYVFGGGGNLEGSFAAEPETGQIRWIEDCHGDTYSTFPMGGVLYAAGHPHACNNIGGYPEVTPRVEHKAVAFTTEATGTVQPNSVGNYASFTGQPAPTLLNWFPDLTNGGFTPSNQAAWSVTGNGQFLSMGGEFTTVNGIAQQGLVRFAARGAAPNKEGPRVTGAQTAATLSSPAAGTIRVGWRANWDRDDTRLTYQVLRDRTPIFTTTIDSTFWDRPYLSYTDPNRTPGVNHTYRIRVVDPSGNEYTGDSAVGAASATSATGASADRVRADGATLFWRLNEAAGTQAANSSARSDALGGPNGVVGTGVTRGTSGAVAGDTASSLNGTAAATVTAPTGVYGPQQYSQQIWFRTTSTTGGQLLGFGNAATGTSTVNDRSLFLAADGKLYYAVYNGGYRTVSGSRAYNDGQWHQATATLSPQGMQLYVDGVRVANRTDVTTGWNTFGYWRVGADRLNGYTANPGSAAITAAVDEVAIYPTALTAQQIAAQFSGEPQPPVNVAPTAAFTSSVSGLTASVDGTTSTDADGTIASYAWTFGDGATATGVTASRTYASAGSYPVTLTVTDDKGATGTRTATVTVTAPANADLVRDTFGRTVSGSLGAPEAGGPYSLRGAASAFSVDGNAARLRIEAAGGSPTANLAGVSATDVDATVDIAVDRVPNGSGLYVSLDARKTGTSAFTAYRAKVRYAAGVPQLTLVRVVGNAETTLATQNLPAVAPGSWLRVRLVANGTAPTTVGAKAWPVTGTEPTAFLTVQDSTAALQQPGGIGVVTYLSSSATTVPLVVGLDNLAARRP from the coding sequence ATGGCGACTCTGGGAATCGCCGGATTGACGGCACCGACGGCGTCGGCCGCGGCCGTCCCGGCCAGCCCGGGCTCGGGGATGCTGGCGGCTCCCGCCGTCCAGGCGGTCGCCGCGGCTCCGGTGGCGCAGACGGGGGTGAGCGCGGACGCCCTGCCGACCGCCCAGATCGACGGAGTGGTGTGGTCGCAGGCCGTGGTCGGCAACCGGGTCTTCGCGGGTGGTGATTTCGACACGATCCGGCCGGCAGGAAGCGCGGCCGGCGTGAACGCCGCGGGCCGCGGGAACATCGCCGTGTACGACATCACCACCGGGGCGCCGGTCTCGTTGCCCACGAACCCCACGGTGAACGGTGAGGTCAACGCCGTGGCCGCCTCACCGGACGGATCGCGGATCTACGTGGGTGGGGTGTTCCTGACGGCGAACGGGATCGCCCGTGACCGCATCGCGGCCTTCGACTCCACCACCGGCGCGCTGATCACCAGCTTCCAGGCGGGGGTCGGCGGTGTCGTGGAGTCCATCGTGGCCACCGACACCACCGTGTACGTCGGCGGGAAGTTCACCTCCGCGAAGGGCAGCACGCGTGTCCGGTTGGCCGCCTTCCGGGCGAGCGACGGAATGCTGCTCAACTGGGCGCCGCAGGCCGACTACACCGTCAACGCACTGGCGCTGACCCCGTCGCGCTCCTCGGTGATCGTGGGCGGCGCCTTCCAGAACGTCAGCGGCACGCCTGCGTACGGGCTCGCGTCGGTGGACGCGGCCAGCGGTGCGGTCAAGCCCTGGGCCGCGAATGCGGTGGTCCGGAACGCGGGGACCACCGCGGCGATCCTGAGCCTGGTCAGTGACGGCACGTCCATCTTCGGTTCCGGGTACGTCTTCGGAGGAGGCGGCAATCTCGAGGGCTCCTTCGCGGCCGAGCCGGAGACCGGACAGATCCGCTGGATCGAGGACTGCCACGGCGACACCTACTCCACGTTCCCGATGGGGGGCGTCCTGTACGCCGCCGGACACCCGCACGCCTGCAACAACATCGGTGGGTATCCGGAGGTGACGCCGCGCGTCGAGCACAAGGCCGTCGCGTTCACCACCGAGGCCACCGGCACCGTGCAGCCGAACTCGGTGGGCAACTACGCGAGCTTCACCGGTCAGCCTGCGCCGACCCTGCTGAACTGGTTCCCCGACCTGACCAACGGCGGGTTCACCCCCTCGAACCAGGCGGCGTGGAGCGTGACCGGCAACGGCCAGTTCCTCTCCATGGGTGGGGAGTTCACGACGGTGAACGGCATCGCCCAGCAGGGGCTCGTCCGGTTCGCCGCGCGGGGGGCTGCGCCCAACAAGGAGGGCCCGCGGGTCACCGGCGCCCAGACCGCCGCGACCCTGTCCTCGCCGGCTGCCGGAACCATCCGGGTGGGCTGGCGGGCCAACTGGGACCGCGACGACACCCGGTTGACCTACCAGGTGTTGCGCGACCGCACCCCGATCTTCACCACGACGATCGACTCGACGTTCTGGGACAGGCCCTACCTGAGCTACACCGATCCGAACCGCACGCCGGGGGTCAACCACACCTACCGGATCCGGGTGGTAGACCCGTCGGGCAACGAGTACACGGGCGACTCCGCCGTGGGGGCGGCCTCGGCGACGTCGGCCACCGGCGCCTCCGCCGATCGGGTCCGCGCCGACGGTGCGACGCTGTTCTGGCGGTTGAACGAGGCCGCCGGAACCCAGGCCGCGAACAGCTCGGCCCGATCGGATGCGCTGGGCGGACCGAACGGGGTGGTGGGCACCGGGGTCACCCGCGGGACGTCCGGCGCGGTCGCCGGAGATACGGCGTCCAGCCTGAACGGCACCGCGGCAGCCACGGTGACCGCGCCGACCGGTGTGTACGGGCCGCAGCAGTACAGCCAGCAGATCTGGTTCCGGACCACCTCGACCACGGGTGGGCAGCTGCTCGGCTTCGGCAACGCGGCCACCGGCACCTCGACGGTGAACGACCGCTCCCTGTTCCTGGCCGCGGACGGCAAGCTCTACTACGCCGTCTACAACGGCGGGTACCGGACCGTCAGCGGGTCCCGCGCGTACAACGACGGACAGTGGCATCAGGCCACCGCGACGCTGTCGCCGCAGGGCATGCAGCTCTACGTCGACGGGGTGCGGGTGGCGAACCGGACCGACGTCACCACCGGCTGGAACACCTTCGGGTACTGGCGGGTGGGTGCCGACCGGTTGAACGGCTACACCGCGAATCCCGGGTCGGCGGCCATCACCGCCGCGGTGGACGAGGTGGCGATCTACCCGACCGCGCTGACCGCGCAGCAGATCGCCGCCCAGTTCTCCGGTGAGCCGCAGCCCCCGGTCAACGTGGCGCCGACGGCCGCGTTCACCTCGTCGGTGTCCGGGCTGACGGCATCGGTGGACGGCACGACGTCGACCGACGCGGACGGCACGATCGCGTCGTACGCCTGGACCTTCGGGGACGGGGCCACCGCGACGGGTGTCACCGCGAGTCGCACCTACGCGAGCGCCGGCAGCTACCCGGTCACCCTCACCGTCACCGATGACAAGGGCGCCACCGGGACCCGGACGGCGACGGTGACGGTCACCGCACCGGCGAATGCCGATCTGGTCCGGGACACCTTCGGCCGGACGGTGTCCGGTTCGCTGGGCGCACCGGAGGCGGGCGGTCCGTACAGCCTGCGCGGGGCGGCGTCGGCGTTCTCCGTCGACGGGAACGCCGCCCGGCTGCGCATCGAGGCCGCCGGCGGATCACCGACGGCCAACCTCGCCGGGGTGTCGGCGACCGATGTGGACGCCACCGTCGACATCGCCGTCGACCGGGTCCCCAACGGCAGCGGTCTGTACGTGTCGCTGGACGCCCGCAAGACCGGGACCTCCGCGTTCACCGCCTACCGGGCGAAGGTCCGGTACGCCGCCGGGGTCCCTCAGCTGACCCTGGTCCGGGTCGTCGGCAACGCCGAGACCACCCTGGCCACCCAGAACCTGCCCGCCGTCGCGCCGGGCAGCTGGCTGCGGGTGCGACTGGTGGCGAACGGGACGGCTCCGACGACCGTCGGCGCCAAGGCCTGGCCGGTGACCGGGACGGAGCCGACGGCCTTCCTGACCGTGCAGGACTCGACGGCCGCGCTGCAGCAGCCCGGTGGGATCGGGGTGGTGACCTATCTGTCGAGTTCGGCCACCACGGTGCCTCTGGTGGTCGGTCTGGACAACCTCGCCGCCCGCCGTCCATGA